From a single Maylandia zebra isolate NMK-2024a linkage group LG3, Mzebra_GT3a, whole genome shotgun sequence genomic region:
- the cldn7a gene encoding claudin-7-A produces the protein MANSGIQLLGFFLSLIGIVGLIIGTILPQWKMSAYIGDNIITAVAMYQGLWMSCAFQSTGQLQCKIYDSILQLDSSLQATRALMIVGIIVSIAGLGVACIGMKCTTCGGSDRLRKARIAMTGGIILLVGGLCAIVACSWFAHNVIRAFYNPYTPVNTKFEFGAAIFIAWGGSLLDVLGGAMLAASCPRKKQVSKYPAIGSTRSGPPSSTKEYV, from the exons ATGGCCAACTCCGGGATCCAGCTGCTGGGATTTTTCCTATCATTAATAGGTATTGTCGGTCTGATCATCGGGACTATCCTGCCGCAATGGAAGATGTCCGCGTACATCGGAGACAACATCATCACAGCTGTAGCCATGTACCAGGGACTCTGGATGTCGTGCGCTTTCCAAAGTACCGGGCAGCTCCAGTGTAAAATCTACGACTCCATCCTTCAGCTCGACA GTTCGCTCCAGGCCACTCGTGCCCTGATGATAGTTGGCATCATTGTTTCCATTGCAGGTCTGGGTGTAGCCTGCATAGGAATGAAGTGCACCACTTGTGGAGGAAGTGACAGACTACGCAAGGCCCGCATTGCCATGACAGGAGGCATCATCCTGTTAGTGGGAG GGCTGTGTGCTATCGTAGCGTGCTCCTGGTTTGCTCACAATGTCATCAGGGCTTTCTATAATCCCTACACTCCAGTCAACACCAA GTTTGAGTTTGGTGCGGCCATCTTCATCGCGTGGGGCGGTTCTCTCCTAGATGTCTTAGGTGGGGCCATGTTGGCTGCTTCTTGTCCAAGGAAGAAGCAAGTGTCCAAGTACCCAGCCATCGGCAGTACCCGCTCAGGCCCTCCAAGCAGCACTAAGGAATATGTCTGA